A stretch of the Synechocystis sp. PCC 7338 genome encodes the following:
- the ruvX gene encoding Holliday junction resolvase RuvX, with translation MSEKVAALGLDVGRKRIGVAGCDGTGLIATGLTTIVRSSYDQDMAQIKQLVEARQVNLLVVGLPYTMAGEIGAQAKQVQKFARRLAEKLGLALEYMDERLSSVEAENQLKAQKKFSSYNKGLIDQQAAEIILQQWLDLRRSRLQGEDNHLHR, from the coding sequence ATGAGTGAAAAAGTAGCGGCGTTGGGCTTGGATGTGGGGCGAAAACGCATTGGAGTGGCGGGGTGTGACGGCACTGGTTTGATCGCCACTGGTCTTACCACCATTGTGCGCAGTTCCTATGATCAAGACATGGCCCAAATTAAACAATTAGTTGAAGCCAGGCAAGTTAATTTATTAGTGGTGGGATTACCCTACACCATGGCTGGGGAGATTGGCGCTCAGGCGAAACAGGTGCAAAAATTTGCTCGGCGGCTGGCGGAAAAACTTGGTCTAGCGCTGGAATATATGGATGAACGCCTCAGTTCTGTGGAAGCAGAAAATCAGTTAAAAGCGCAGAAAAAATTTTCCAGTTATAACAAGGGCTTAATTGATCAACAGGCGGCGGAAATTATTCTGCAACAATGGTTAGATTTACGGCGTTCTCGCTTACAAGGGGAGGATAATCATCTCCATCGGTAA